The Bordetella sp. FB-8 genome includes a window with the following:
- a CDS encoding IclR family transcriptional regulator, giving the protein MNKKTGAAESGPSTLRKGLRILDVLRQAGQEGLHVVDIADAAGLQRSTAYRYLDVLMEEGYAMRDPDSPRYRLAVAVASSVDTPHVQAVRRLRPVLRQISDALGDSSFLICRSGGDSLCLHREIGTYPVQVLTVTIGHRQPLGVGSAGLALLAALPENEAREMIEQNTAAYRAYGGMTMAQMCKLADNTRTRGWSVVGNSAVPGVLGVGVALRDETGYPRLAISVSSTIDRMPAQRQRIIAELIREQLGRPRPRRS; this is encoded by the coding sequence ATGAACAAAAAAACCGGCGCGGCCGAATCGGGCCCTTCTACGCTGCGCAAGGGCCTGCGTATCCTGGACGTCTTGCGTCAGGCGGGGCAGGAAGGCCTGCACGTCGTCGATATCGCCGATGCCGCAGGCTTGCAGCGCTCGACTGCCTATCGGTATCTCGACGTGCTGATGGAGGAAGGCTATGCGATGCGCGATCCGGACAGCCCCCGCTATCGCCTGGCGGTCGCGGTCGCCTCATCCGTCGACACCCCGCACGTGCAAGCCGTGCGCCGTCTGCGCCCCGTGCTGCGGCAGATCAGCGATGCATTGGGGGATTCGTCTTTTTTGATATGCCGCTCAGGCGGCGATTCGCTTTGCCTGCATCGCGAAATCGGCACGTATCCGGTGCAGGTGCTGACGGTCACGATAGGCCACAGGCAGCCGCTGGGCGTCGGCTCGGCGGGATTGGCCCTGCTGGCCGCTCTGCCCGAGAACGAGGCCCGCGAAATGATCGAGCAGAACACAGCTGCCTATCGCGCGTATGGCGGCATGACAATGGCACAGATGTGCAAGCTGGCCGACAATACCCGCACGCGCGGCTGGTCGGTGGTGGGCAATTCGGCGGTACCGGGGGTGCTGGGCGTGGGCGTAGCCTTGCGCGACGAAACGGGTTATCCACGCTTGGCGATCAGCGTCTCGTCGACGATCGATCGGATGCCGGCGCAGCGCCAACGCATCATCGCCGAGCTCATACGAGAGCAACTTGGGCGGCCTCGCCCACGCCGGTCTTGA
- a CDS encoding class I adenylate-forming enzyme family protein, with the protein MYPIDFFWRAAERHPDRIALDGPEGQVSYKDLAAQVAALAAALQALDPRPQTRVAICAGNSAGHVLALLATLASGKIWVPLNYRSTSRELGRIIEATEPSIVIVDAAGDQLTPPSTGVRVRLHGCGENAMAELLQRHAVGQPVQYDLPRDATQAIKFTGGTTGLPKGVMQPYRAWNANIINQIACWKLTPEDRYVMAAPITHGTGTYLVPVLAQGGTHLLLDETTPATVTRAFRERGGTLCFMPPTLIYMLMAQPGATRADFPKLRHLIYGGAPMPADKVDQAREFFGPVVATTYGQTEAPQLVTVMRPEDFEVPENRGSVGRLTWLSDMAIMSPDGRILPRDEIGEVVVRGDLVMTGYWRLPAKTAETLIDGWLHTGDGGLIDERGYLFLKDRLRDVIITGGFNVYPADVENALSTHPAVYECAVFGVPDEKWGEAVHAAVQFHPGARAGDDEMKAHVRALVGPVHTPKHFHIYASLPRSSVGKVLKTEVRNLVLKETP; encoded by the coding sequence GTGTATCCCATCGACTTCTTTTGGCGGGCTGCCGAGCGCCATCCCGACCGCATCGCGCTGGACGGTCCCGAAGGACAGGTCAGCTACAAGGATCTGGCTGCGCAGGTCGCCGCACTCGCGGCCGCCCTGCAAGCTCTGGATCCGCGACCGCAGACCCGGGTGGCGATCTGCGCCGGCAACTCGGCCGGCCACGTCCTCGCGCTTCTGGCGACGCTGGCCAGCGGCAAGATCTGGGTGCCGCTGAACTACCGCAGTACCTCGCGCGAGCTGGGCCGCATCATCGAGGCAACCGAACCTTCCATCGTCATCGTCGATGCGGCGGGCGATCAGTTGACGCCGCCCAGCACCGGCGTGCGCGTGCGCCTGCACGGCTGCGGGGAAAACGCCATGGCCGAGCTGCTGCAGCGGCATGCGGTCGGACAACCCGTGCAATATGACTTGCCGCGCGATGCCACGCAGGCGATCAAATTCACCGGCGGCACGACCGGGCTACCCAAGGGCGTGATGCAACCCTACCGGGCCTGGAACGCAAATATCATCAACCAGATCGCCTGCTGGAAGCTCACGCCCGAAGACCGCTACGTCATGGCGGCTCCCATTACCCATGGCACCGGAACCTACCTGGTGCCCGTTCTGGCGCAAGGCGGCACGCACCTGCTGCTCGACGAAACCACGCCGGCGACCGTCACCCGCGCTTTCAGGGAACGCGGCGGCACGCTGTGTTTCATGCCGCCCACCCTGATCTACATGCTGATGGCGCAACCCGGCGCAACGCGTGCCGATTTCCCAAAGCTGCGCCACCTTATCTATGGCGGCGCGCCCATGCCCGCCGACAAGGTCGACCAGGCGCGCGAATTCTTCGGCCCCGTGGTGGCCACCACCTATGGCCAGACCGAAGCGCCGCAACTCGTGACGGTAATGCGCCCCGAGGATTTCGAGGTTCCCGAGAATCGCGGCTCGGTGGGCCGCCTGACATGGCTGTCGGACATGGCCATCATGTCGCCCGACGGACGGATCCTGCCGCGCGACGAAATCGGCGAAGTCGTGGTTCGCGGCGATCTGGTCATGACCGGTTACTGGCGCCTGCCCGCCAAGACCGCCGAAACGCTGATCGACGGCTGGCTGCACACCGGCGACGGCGGGCTCATCGACGAACGCGGCTACCTGTTTCTCAAGGACCGCTTGCGCGACGTCATCATCACCGGCGGCTTCAACGTTTATCCGGCCGATGTCGAAAATGCGCTGTCGACTCACCCGGCCGTGTACGAATGCGCGGTCTTCGGAGTCCCCGATGAAAAATGGGGCGAGGCCGTACATGCCGCCGTGCAATTTCACCCCGGCGCCCGGGCCGGCGACGACGAGATGAAAGCACACGTGCGCGCGCTCGTCGGCCCGGTGCATACGCCCAAGCATTTCCATATTTATGCGAGCCTGCCGCGATCGTCGGTCGGCAAGGTGCTCAAAACCGAAGTGCGCAATCTCGTTCTCAAGGAAACGCCATGA
- a CDS encoding DMT family transporter, with translation MIAVFCVLWSSAFAAAKMALEDCPPLILLTIRFLVAGALMMIIAVFTGGMKRGPRRMGWRDFGCLVVLGLCNNALYLGLSWIGMTTVSSAFTAVLISTNPLLTGLLAGPMLGERLGWRQYAGLCLGLAGVALVLRSRFTGMHEDPHGALLVAGGLLGLVAGTLLYKRLAPRTTIWVTTGVQALAGGTVLLPFALHYESLRHVRLTASLFCNMAYIIVGVSVGGYALWNTILKRQSATSASALHFLMPPLGLFFGWLILREPVSWLDMAGIVPIGLGIWLATRRAA, from the coding sequence ATGATCGCCGTCTTCTGCGTCCTGTGGAGTTCTGCCTTCGCCGCGGCCAAGATGGCGCTGGAAGATTGCCCGCCGCTGATCCTGCTCACCATCCGTTTTCTGGTGGCCGGCGCGCTGATGATGATCATTGCAGTGTTCACGGGCGGCATGAAGCGCGGTCCGCGGCGCATGGGTTGGCGCGACTTCGGGTGCCTGGTGGTGCTGGGGCTGTGCAACAACGCGCTGTATCTGGGCCTGAGCTGGATCGGCATGACGACGGTGTCTTCGGCGTTCACGGCGGTGCTGATCAGCACCAATCCCCTTTTGACCGGCCTGCTGGCCGGGCCGATGTTGGGCGAACGTCTGGGATGGCGCCAGTACGCCGGGCTGTGCCTGGGCCTGGCCGGGGTGGCGCTGGTGCTGCGCTCGCGCTTTACCGGCATGCATGAAGATCCGCACGGCGCGCTGCTGGTGGCGGGCGGCCTGCTAGGCCTGGTGGCGGGCACGCTGCTATACAAGCGCCTGGCGCCCAGGACCACGATATGGGTCACCACGGGCGTGCAGGCGCTGGCCGGCGGCACGGTGCTGCTGCCTTTTGCCCTGCACTACGAGTCGCTGCGGCATGTGCGTCTGACGGCCAGTCTGTTCTGCAACATGGCCTACATCATCGTGGGCGTTTCGGTGGGCGGCTACGCCTTGTGGAACACGATCCTCAAGCGGCAGAGCGCCACATCGGCCAGCGCCCTGCATTTCCTGATGCCGCCGCTGGGCCTGTTTTTCGGCTGGCTGATCCTGCGCGAGCCGGTGTCGTGGTTGGACATGGCGGGTATCGTGCCCATAGGCCTGGGCATCTGGCTGGCCACGCGCCGCGCCGCATGA
- a CDS encoding tripartite tricarboxylate transporter substrate binding protein: MHHSCTRMLGPLALLAALAAPALAHAEDAYPRRPVTIIVGFAPGGATDIDTRLIAKPLAAILKQPVIVENKAGAGSNIGAEFVAHAQPDGYTLYLGSIANAINMTLYHRVNYDFNKDFAPIGLAATIPNILVVNPKLPVKSVRDYIAYAKAHPNKLTCASSGVGSSIHLSCELFKMQTHTGILHVPYRGSGPAMAGLLSGQIDSMFDNLPSSLPHVRAGQLRALAVTSMHRIASEPQVPTLAESGLPDYHVQSWFGLVAPAATPRPIIDKLNAALVQALADPGTKALYEKDGFTLPELPNTPQTFGKLMADETVQWRKVIKAAHISVN, translated from the coding sequence ATGCATCATTCCTGCACCCGCATGCTCGGCCCGCTGGCGTTGCTCGCCGCGCTGGCCGCACCCGCCCTTGCCCACGCCGAAGATGCCTATCCTCGGCGCCCCGTAACCATCATCGTGGGCTTCGCTCCCGGCGGTGCCACCGACATCGACACGCGGCTGATCGCCAAGCCGCTGGCCGCCATACTCAAGCAACCCGTCATCGTCGAGAACAAAGCGGGAGCGGGCAGCAATATCGGCGCCGAATTCGTCGCGCACGCGCAGCCCGACGGCTACACGCTCTATCTCGGCTCGATCGCCAACGCGATCAATATGACGCTCTACCATCGCGTCAACTACGACTTCAACAAGGACTTCGCTCCCATAGGCCTGGCGGCCACCATTCCCAACATCCTGGTGGTCAATCCCAAGCTGCCCGTCAAGAGCGTCCGGGACTACATCGCCTATGCCAAAGCGCATCCCAACAAATTGACCTGCGCTTCGTCGGGCGTAGGCTCGTCCATCCACCTTTCATGCGAGTTGTTCAAGATGCAGACACACACCGGCATCCTGCATGTGCCTTACCGAGGCAGCGGACCTGCCATGGCAGGTCTGCTGAGCGGACAGATCGACTCCATGTTCGACAATCTGCCCTCGTCGCTGCCGCACGTGCGGGCTGGACAACTGCGCGCGCTCGCCGTGACCTCGATGCATCGCATCGCCTCCGAGCCGCAGGTGCCAACTCTGGCCGAATCCGGCCTGCCCGACTATCACGTCCAATCGTGGTTCGGCCTGGTCGCCCCGGCGGCGACGCCCCGGCCGATCATCGACAAATTGAATGCCGCGCTCGTTCAGGCGTTGGCCGATCCCGGCACGAAGGCGCTTTATGAAAAAGACGGCTTCACTTTGCCCGAACTGCCGAACACGCCCCAGACCTTCGGCAAGCTGATGGCAGATGAAACCGTTCAATGGCGCAAAGTGATCAAAGCCGCGCACATCTCGGTCAACTGA
- a CDS encoding citryl-CoA lyase, with amino-acid sequence MNTPVTRLCAHHLAGMSYRDADLVEDLIGKKTFTEVMFSQIMGREARPVDLRMLDAVLITLMEHGLTPSAIATRVTYMSARENLQGAVAAGLMSVGSRFVGTMENCSRLLDRIRRAGDPQAQAQAIAAEHRSSREALPGFGHHLHKPDDPRAVKLLALAEAEPELDQSAVCALRLLAQAVDQAYGKHITINATGAVAALLGGMGVPTDLMRGFAVISRAAGLVSHVAEEQQSPSGRFIWETIDHAIPYVGKGKSHQLGQ; translated from the coding sequence ATGAACACACCTGTAACCCGCCTCTGCGCGCACCATCTCGCCGGCATGTCTTATCGCGACGCCGATCTGGTCGAGGACCTGATCGGCAAGAAGACCTTCACCGAAGTGATGTTTTCGCAGATCATGGGCCGCGAAGCCCGGCCGGTCGATCTGCGCATGCTCGACGCCGTGCTCATCACCTTGATGGAGCACGGCCTGACACCAAGCGCCATAGCCACTCGCGTTACCTACATGAGCGCGCGGGAAAACCTGCAAGGCGCGGTCGCGGCCGGCCTGATGTCCGTGGGCAGCCGCTTTGTCGGCACCATGGAAAACTGCTCGCGCCTGCTGGACCGCATTCGCCGCGCCGGCGATCCGCAGGCCCAGGCCCAGGCCATCGCCGCCGAGCATCGCAGCAGCCGGGAGGCCTTGCCCGGCTTTGGCCACCACCTGCATAAGCCCGATGATCCAAGGGCTGTGAAATTGCTGGCGCTGGCCGAAGCCGAACCGGAACTGGACCAGAGCGCGGTGTGCGCCCTGCGCCTGCTGGCCCAGGCCGTGGATCAGGCCTATGGCAAGCACATCACCATCAACGCCACCGGCGCCGTCGCCGCCCTGCTGGGGGGCATGGGCGTGCCCACCGATCTCATGCGGGGCTTCGCCGTCATTTCGCGCGCGGCCGGCCTGGTTTCCCACGTCGCCGAAGAACAGCAAAGCCCCTCGGGTCGCTTCATCTGGGAAACCATAGACCATGCCATTCCGTATGTGGGCAAGGGCAAGTCTCATCAACTGGGGCAATGA
- a CDS encoding helix-turn-helix domain-containing protein translates to MNEPKINQNRSLAEHLRTLRTDRGLTLQDLAARSGVSRATLSRIENGEVSPTAETLGRLASAFVLPLSQLLAPLEADFPPLVRHAEQSVWQDLEHGYSRRSLSPPNRQLQLEMIECAIEPRQRIAYERPAFAGHEHHLVLLSGALVLTVDGVRHELAPGDCLRYRLRGASCFETGHQPARYIIAMA, encoded by the coding sequence ATGAATGAACCCAAGATCAATCAGAACCGTTCCCTCGCCGAGCATCTACGCACCTTACGCACGGATCGCGGGCTTACGCTGCAGGATCTGGCCGCCCGCAGCGGCGTCAGCCGGGCCACCCTGTCGCGGATCGAAAACGGCGAGGTAAGCCCCACGGCGGAAACGCTGGGCCGCCTGGCATCGGCCTTCGTCCTGCCTCTCTCGCAACTGCTGGCTCCGCTGGAGGCGGACTTTCCGCCGCTGGTGCGCCATGCCGAACAGAGTGTCTGGCAGGACCTCGAACATGGCTACTCGAGGCGCTCGCTCTCGCCCCCCAACCGCCAGCTGCAGCTCGAAATGATCGAGTGCGCGATCGAACCCCGCCAGCGCATTGCCTACGAGCGCCCGGCCTTCGCGGGCCATGAACACCATCTCGTGCTGTTGTCCGGCGCGCTCGTGCTCACTGTCGACGGAGTCCGGCACGAGCTGGCCCCGGGCGACTGCCTGCGGTACCGGCTGCGCGGCGCATCGTGCTTCGAGACTGGCCACCAGCCCGCCCGATACATCATTGCCATGGCATAA
- a CDS encoding bacterioferritin-associated ferredoxin, which yields MYICICNAITERQVRACVDAGAVSLDDLQFELGVASCCGRCASTACEYLPGGRASSVCEVRDVTRPVKPAEVLVEQGQAANSSPIPVVAAA from the coding sequence ATGTATATTTGCATCTGCAATGCCATCACCGAGCGTCAGGTCCGCGCCTGCGTCGACGCGGGCGCCGTATCGCTGGATGACCTGCAGTTCGAATTGGGCGTCGCCTCGTGCTGCGGCCGTTGCGCCAGCACGGCCTGCGAATACCTGCCCGGCGGACGCGCCTCCAGTGTCTGCGAGGTGCGCGATGTCACACGGCCGGTGAAACCGGCCGAGGTCCTGGTCGAACAGGGCCAGGCCGCCAACAGCTCGCCCATTCCTGTCGTCGCCGCAGCCTGA
- a CDS encoding LysR family transcriptional regulator has protein sequence MDLDLLHSFVSVVDAGGFTRAGERVHRTQSTVSQQIRKLESNLGCALFRRIGRQVDLTEDGERLLGYARRMLALSTEIRETVSGKPGVEIVRLGVPDDFAVSQLTALAADFAASHPRARIAMRCDLSVQLGRALDRGELDVALVKREPGAGPCLAAWPERLRWLRGRHGAGRPLPDPIPLVAFPQGCIYRNRAIHALESAGLRWRIAYESPNIHGLQAALEGGLGIALLAERCMTPGTQDCDDLLPPPASSELALRLNPAAGVAARELAQDIRDFCHAAIKTGVGEAAQVALV, from the coding sequence ATGGACCTGGATCTGCTCCACAGCTTCGTTTCCGTCGTCGACGCCGGCGGGTTCACCCGCGCGGGCGAACGCGTGCATCGCACCCAGTCCACCGTCAGTCAGCAGATCCGCAAGCTCGAATCCAACCTGGGCTGCGCCCTGTTCCGCCGCATCGGCCGTCAGGTCGACCTGACCGAGGACGGCGAAAGACTGCTGGGCTACGCCCGCCGCATGCTGGCCCTGTCCACCGAGATCCGCGAAACCGTCAGCGGCAAGCCCGGCGTGGAGATCGTCCGCCTCGGCGTGCCGGACGATTTCGCCGTATCCCAGTTGACAGCCCTGGCGGCCGACTTCGCCGCCTCTCATCCGCGAGCCCGCATCGCCATGCGCTGCGACCTGAGCGTGCAGCTGGGCCGCGCGCTGGACCGCGGCGAGCTCGACGTCGCGCTGGTCAAGCGCGAGCCCGGCGCCGGACCATGCCTGGCTGCCTGGCCGGAGCGCCTGCGCTGGCTGCGCGGCCGGCATGGGGCCGGCAGACCGCTGCCCGATCCGATACCGCTGGTGGCCTTTCCGCAAGGATGCATCTATCGCAACCGCGCCATCCATGCCCTGGAAAGCGCCGGCCTGCGCTGGCGCATCGCGTATGAAAGCCCCAACATCCACGGCCTGCAGGCCGCGCTCGAAGGCGGGCTGGGCATCGCGCTGCTGGCCGAGCGCTGCATGACGCCCGGCACCCAGGATTGCGACGATCTGCTGCCGCCCCCGGCGTCCAGCGAGCTGGCCTTGCGCCTGAACCCTGCCGCAGGTGTGGCGGCGCGCGAGTTGGCGCAAGACATACGAGATTTTTGCCACGCCGCGATCAAGACCGGCGTGGGCGAGGCCGCCCAAGTTGCTCTCGTATGA
- a CDS encoding zinc-binding dehydrogenase: MDTCIGGGNMAWTGRELRSTINEDGTLVLSLEQVELTEPGDDEVIVRIEATPLNPSDIGLLLGPADLSRIVSDAPGARIAFAVPPTRLAAVAGRLGVSLPVGNEGAGLVVAAGRNAAALEGKRVGMSGGAMYADYRRIGMHDVMLLPPGANAADGASMFINPLTALGFVDTARREGHKAIVHAPAASNLGQMLQRICLADGIALVNIVRSEEQAALLRGIGATHVLNSKDEDFAARLTDAVAQTGATIAFDAIGGGKLGSDILLAMERAAARRPGAYSRYGTAVFKQLYIYGSLDPAPILLDRAPLGYAWSVSAWLLFHYLSKIGPDAAQRLRQRVADELTTTFASHYTRTIGLAEVLRPEVLRAVERKATGEKFLIDPRQG, translated from the coding sequence ATGGATACCTGCATCGGAGGTGGGAATATGGCCTGGACCGGACGCGAATTGCGATCCACGATCAACGAGGACGGCACGCTCGTCCTGTCGCTGGAACAAGTCGAATTGACAGAACCCGGCGACGACGAGGTCATTGTCCGCATCGAGGCGACGCCGCTCAATCCCAGCGATATCGGTCTGCTGCTGGGTCCGGCGGACCTGTCCCGCATCGTGTCCGATGCTCCCGGCGCACGCATCGCGTTTGCCGTGCCACCGACGCGCCTGGCGGCGGTCGCCGGCCGGCTGGGCGTGTCGCTGCCCGTCGGCAACGAGGGCGCGGGCCTGGTCGTGGCGGCGGGAAGGAATGCGGCCGCTCTCGAAGGCAAGCGCGTCGGCATGTCCGGCGGCGCCATGTACGCCGACTACCGCAGGATCGGCATGCACGATGTGATGCTTCTGCCCCCGGGCGCCAATGCCGCGGACGGCGCCTCCATGTTCATCAACCCCTTGACCGCCCTCGGCTTTGTCGACACCGCCCGCCGGGAAGGCCACAAGGCCATCGTCCACGCGCCGGCCGCGTCCAATCTGGGCCAGATGCTGCAACGGATCTGCCTGGCCGATGGCATCGCGCTGGTCAATATCGTGCGTTCCGAGGAGCAGGCCGCCTTGCTGCGAGGCATCGGTGCGACTCACGTGCTCAACAGCAAGGACGAGGACTTCGCCGCCCGCCTGACCGACGCGGTTGCGCAGACAGGCGCCACCATCGCTTTCGACGCGATCGGCGGCGGCAAGCTCGGCAGCGACATCCTGCTGGCCATGGAACGCGCCGCCGCCCGGCGGCCGGGCGCCTACAGTCGATATGGCACCGCCGTTTTCAAGCAGCTCTACATTTACGGCAGCCTCGACCCCGCGCCGATCTTGCTGGATCGCGCCCCGCTGGGCTATGCGTGGAGCGTGTCGGCGTGGCTGCTCTTTCACTACCTGTCCAAGATAGGCCCCGATGCCGCGCAGCGCCTTCGCCAGCGCGTGGCCGACGAGCTGACCACGACCTTCGCCAGCCACTACACGCGCACCATCGGCCTGGCCGAAGTGCTGCGGCCCGAGGTGCTGCGCGCCGTCGAGCGCAAGGCGACCGGCGAGAAATTCCTGATCGATCCACGGCAGGGCTGA
- a CDS encoding GNAT family N-acetyltransferase, producing MTPHIIEIDGPALEQSVQAFSRILADSVALGAAIGFMTPLSLDDAARFWLEGVRPEVVAGRRILLGAQHDGDIVGTVQLLTCMPANQPHRCEIAKMIVHPRARRLGIGRALMNHAINRARELGKTLITLDTRTGDAAQPLYASVGFEVAGVIPDYAWNPDGEARHATTYMYRRI from the coding sequence ATGACACCGCACATCATCGAAATCGACGGTCCCGCGCTCGAACAAAGCGTGCAAGCGTTTTCCCGCATCCTTGCCGACAGCGTCGCCCTGGGCGCGGCCATAGGCTTCATGACACCGCTCTCTCTCGACGACGCGGCCCGCTTCTGGCTGGAAGGCGTCCGCCCCGAGGTCGTTGCCGGAAGAAGAATCCTCTTGGGCGCGCAGCACGATGGCGACATTGTCGGCACGGTGCAGTTGCTTACGTGTATGCCGGCCAATCAGCCTCATCGCTGCGAGATCGCGAAGATGATTGTCCATCCGCGCGCGCGCAGGCTCGGCATCGGCCGGGCGCTCATGAATCACGCCATCAATCGCGCGCGCGAACTCGGCAAGACGCTCATCACCCTGGATACGCGAACCGGCGACGCCGCGCAGCCGCTGTATGCGAGCGTCGGCTTCGAGGTCGCGGGCGTGATACCCGATTACGCATGGAACCCGGACGGCGAGGCCAGACACGCGACCACCTATATGTATCGCAGGATCTAG